The following DNA comes from Streptococcus canis.
TCAGAAAGTGATGACTAGCTGGTTTTGTCCCCGCGAGTTGCTTTCACTGGGCAAGTCAAGTCGTACAGTGAACTTGTCTAACTGGTCTCCACGAACTTGCAGATCCAAAAACAAATTCATTAATACTCTTTTTCATTATAGCCAAAGTCAGCAAGGTCAAGCTTTTTGTCCCGCCAGTTTTTCTTCACTTTGACCCACGTTTCAAGGTAAACCTTGTCTCCCAGCATGAGTTCAATATCACGACGTGCCATTTTTCCGATTTTTTTGAGCATGGCTCCTTGTTTACCGATGATAATACCTTTTTGACTATCGCGTTCTACCATAATAGTTGCACGGATATGCACTTTGTCGGTCTCTTCATCTCGCTTCATGGATTCTACCACAACCGCTACGGAATGCGGAACCTCTTGCTGAGTGAGGTGTAACACTTTTTCACGGATCATTTCTGACACAAGAAAACGTTCTGGGTGGTCGGTAATCTGATCTTCTGGGAAATATTGGAAGCCTTCTTCAAGATTATCAGTTAATAACTTGATCAAAGTTGGCACATTATTACCTTCTAGGGCAGAAATCGGTACTACTTCTTTGAACTCCATTTGGCTACGGAAATCATCGATTTGTGCCAAAAGTTGGTCAGGGTGCACCTTGTCAATTTTATTGATGACTAAGATAACGGGAATCTTAGCTGCTTTTAGCCGCTCGATAATCATGTCGTCACCCTTACCACGTTTTTCATCTGCTGGTACCATGAAGAGGACGGTTTCCACTTCACGAAGGGTACTATAAGCAGATTCGACCATGAAATCTCCCAAAGCCGTTTTGGGCTTATGAATGCCTGGCGTGTCAATAAAGACAATTTGTTCTGTTTCTGTGGTGTATATCCCCATAATTTTATTACGGGTGGTCTGAGCCTTGTCACTCATGATGGCAATTTTTTGCCCCATGACGTGATTTAAAAAGGTAGATTTCCCAACATTTGGACGACCAAGAATGGCTACAAAGCCTGATTTAAACATAGATAATTACGGGCTTTAACGGTAAGGCTTCAGATCAAGCTTGTCACTAAGCTTAATCGTCTTGTCCTTTCCTTGTTCTCCTGCACCATCATCACACAGGATAGCCCATTCCTTTCTTTTTAGTGAACGAAAATATTCCAAATTTTAGGAATAAAAATAATAAGTCCTGTCAAAACAGCATAGCCAGAAATCATCAAAACAGCACCTGCCGCCATGTCCTTGGCGTTTTTAGCCAACATGGAAAAGTGATAATCGCTAGCCAAATCAACTACATTTTCAATAGCAGAATTGACAATTTCTAAGGTAATAACCAAAAAAATGGCAAGAAGTAAGAAGAGCCATTCGATGGCTGAAATGCTAAACACCAAACCAGCAACACAGGCTAAAAAGGCTGAAAACAAATGACTTCTGAGATTGCGTTCTTCCTTAAAAGCCGTGAAGACCCCTGTCAAGGCAAACTCCAAGCTTGAGGTAATGGTTCTGTTTTTCCATTTCCGTTTGGTGGTATTATTGTCGTGTAAGGCCATAAGCAGTCAAAATCTCTTCCTGTAAAGTAAACATTTCTTTTTCTTCTTCAGGGGTGTAATGGTCATAACCATTGATATGTAAGAAACCGTGAACAGCTAAAAAGCCCATTTCCCGCTCAAAAGAATGCCCATATTCTTGGGCCTGCTCACGCGCCTTGTCAATAGAAATAAACAGTTCGCCAATATAAGCATCAAATTCTGCCATCATCTCAGCCAAACTAGGGTCAGCAGCCAAATCATCTTGACTAAATAAAATAGGCGTTTCTGGCTTGTACTCTAGAGAAATCACGTCTGTTGGACGATCAGTGTCTCGGTATTCTAAGTTGAGTTCATGACTTCTGGCATTGGTCACAAAGGTAACAGACATTTCCTTTTCTTCTTTGCCCGTCTTTTGAGCAGCAAAATTGAGCAAATCAAGTGTTTGCTCCATAATCTCTTGCGAAACTTGTCCTGTTTCGTCAATCATCTCGATATACATAAGGTTAATTGTTAGGGAAGGACTGCCCACCTCAGTTGATATTTTGGGCACCCATTATTATCTAACAGATAATTTCCCTTATCCTTTCAATCAGCATTTGTTATTTACCCATTATACCACAAGCCCCTTAAAAATGGGAATGCTAGGTAAATCAGGGGTTATTTGGCTAGAATTGCCTTCACACGCTTTTGCAAGATAGGTAATAAGTCCTGCTCAAACCAGGGGTTCTTAGCTAACCACAATTGGTTTCTGGGAGAAGGATGAACCAGTGGAAAATAAATTGGCAAGTAATCCTCAAAGTGTCGAACAGTTTCCGTTAAGGTTTTGTGGGCCTTTTTGCCAAGATAAAACTCCTGAGCATAACGGCCAACTAAAATGGTTAATGCAACCTCTGGCATTAATTCTCTCAATGGTGGGTGCCACTTAGCCGCAAAGCCTTCTCTTGGCGGTAAGTCACCTGATTTTCCCTTACCAGGGTAATAGAAATCCATGGGGATAATCCCAAACAATCCTGAATTGTAAAAGGTATCATTGTCCACACCGAGCCAGTCTCGTAAACGTATGCCACTGCGATCATTCCAGTAAAGTTTGGTTTCTTGAGCTACTATTCCAGGAGCCTGACCAACAATAATAATTCTAGCTGTTTCAGGAGCATCATATAAAGGAAAAATACCTCTTTTAGTATAGGAGAGATTGGCCTCATCTGCCATAATAGCTTTGGTTAAATTATCCATAGAATCCTCCTTGGAAAGGCCATATTAAACCTAATCGTAAAGGCCTTAATGATCTTGACCAATGACAGGATATTTTGTCAAGCCCGGCTGATGGTCAGCTTCAACATCACTCGTCTCAGGTTTTAATAAGTCCTTCATTTCCTCTGAAGATGTTTCATAAGCCTTGATAATGTCAGCCACAACAGGGTGTCGGACAACGTCTTTAGCAGAAAAGTAAACAAAATCAATCTGTTTAATGCCCTGTAATTTCTGTTTGGCATCAATCAAACCAGACTTGACATTGCGAGGAAGGTCAATCTGACTAGTATCCCCATTGACAATCATTTTAGAATTAAAGCCAAGACGGGTCAAAAACATCTTCATTTGCATGATGGTCGTGTTTTGAGCCTCATCTAAAATAACAAAGGCATCATCTAATGTACGTCCACGCATATAAGCTAAGGGAGCAATCTCAATCACTTCCCGTTCCATTAAGCGTGTGGTTTGTTCTTTTCCTAAAATTTGATAAAGGGCATCATAAACTGGTCTGAGGTAAGGGTCAACCTTTTCTTTCAAGTCTCCTGGTAAAAAACCTAGGCTTTCACCAGCTTCTACCGCAGGACGCGTCAAAATAATACGCTTTACCTGCCCTCTTTTCAGAGCAGTGACCGCAAGCGTAACAGCTAGAAAGGTTTTCCCAGTTCCTGCGGGCCCAACTCCAAACACTACATCATGACGTTTGACACTATCGACATAGGTTTTTTGACCTAATGTTTTAACACGTATCGCCTTGCCATAGTTATCTTTAATGATCTCTTCTTCATAAAGCGCCACAAACTGGTCAATCCTATGAGTTTCTGCCATAGATAAAGCTGTCACCACATCTGATGTGTTGACCACCATGCCACGCCCCACTAGGACCAATAGGGCTTGAATAGTCAATCGAGCCAGTTCCACAGCTTCCTCATCATCACCAATCACTTGGACTCGCTCGGTCCTTGCGTGAATAATAACTCCCAAATGATCTTCCATTAACTTCAAATGGCGTTCGTTGGTACCAAAAAGAGCTAAAACATCATCAGGATGGGGTAAGGTAATGTCAATAGAATACTCTTGCAAATAGAGTCCCTCTTTCTTTCGTCTTTGCTGATTTTATTATAACAAATTTTAAGTATCCATGTCAGTATTTGAAGGGATTTCTCCTTGTCTTAGTTTGAGAAGAGACCACTAAAAAAGCTGACAAGATTAAACCTTATCAGCTTGTGAGGTAGCGGTCCTATTAAACTAAATGAGCATCTTGGAGCAATTCTTCGATAAAGGTACCCTTAATATTTTTACGGACCGATTTTTTCAATCAAGTCAGGAATTGGCAAATCCATATCTTTGATTTCTTTTTTATCGTTAAGGTAATAAAAAGCTTTAAGCAATTCGCAAATGTTATAAGCTGAGTTAAAGACTTCTGGGACGCCTCGTTCCACATTCAAAAAGCTATACACTGCTTCTGTGACAGTACGGATTAAATACTTAGTCGTAAAGACCGTATCTCGAGATGGAGATTCTGCAAAGTTACCAATAAAGGCCAAGTTGACAAAGCCATCAGGAATGACTTTGAGACGGTCTCCTTTGAGACGAGGCATAAAGTAGCTGGTAATATAAGACACGTAAACAGCAACAGTATTGATACGGTCTTGACCAGCAAGTTTTTTGATGTTATCCACAGGCATACCAAGGCGGCACAACCAATCTTCTGTGATCTCTTGACCTGTACAGTCCTCCATTTTTTTGTGGATGTAATGTCTCTCGATGTTGGACCAAAGACCATTGATCCATACAGTGCTTTCATTTACCTTTTGTTCCTTAAAGTGAGGTTAACGATGAATCGTAAAACTCGTCATCCAGTTAGAATCTGTAATAGTAATAATCTCCCCACCATCGTGCAAGTCACGATGAGTCAAACGTTCGATATAAGCCTCAATATCGGTACATGTCCCACATACATTCAAAATGATTTTCCATCTCAGAACTATCACGAGTCACAAAACCTAGATGCGGCTTTTCAATACCATATAGGGAGTCTCCAGCTAAAAGCAGTTCCTCAAAAAGATAGATTCCTTCCCCAGCCATGTGCCCATCTCGAATCAATAAGACGGCTGCTGCTAAATCGGCTAAGCCAGTCCCAATAATATACGCTGACTTTTTCTCAACACCTTCAGGTTTTCTAGGTGTCATAAAAGCTTCATAATGACTACTAGTATAATATATCTCAGGTCCTTCTTGACTCTCATTCTGATTGATATGATAAAATCGTCAGCCAGAAGGGAACCAACAAGATTTTATCAACTTGTAATTCTCCTTTACTTTTCTCATCATATAAGATTAATAATGCTTATTGTACTCCTAATCAAGGGCTTACGCTAATAAAGAGCGACACTTTTAGACATAATATTAAAATCGCCTAAAAAGAAAGCCGATACAAAATAGTGAACCTCCCCCTAAATGGGTGAGGTAACCCCAAAATCCACAGAGCACTCAGCTCATTTTCTTCAAAACGAAAAAACCCACGCTTGAGCATGAGTTTTTAGTTCATTTAGCCATTAAAGGATACGTGAACATGGTCATAGTGATTTTCTGTGACACTGCCTCGATCTGGCATAGGATTCCAAGTATTAGCTGGTCCATAAATATTTGATACTGGAGCGTAGAATTTTTGC
Coding sequences within:
- the era gene encoding GTPase Era, which produces MFKSGFVAILGRPNVGKSTFLNHVMGQKIAIMSDKAQTTRNKIMGIYTTETEQIVFIDTPGIHKPKTALGDFMVESAYSTLREVETVLFMVPADEKRGKGDDMIIERLKAAKIPVILVINKIDKVHPDQLLAQIDDFRSQMEFKEVVPISALEGNNVPTLIKLLTDNLEEGFQYFPEDQITDHPERFLVSEMIREKVLHLTQQEVPHSVAVVVESMKRDEETDKVHIRATIMVERDSQKGIIIGKQGAMLKKIGKMARRDIELMLGDKVYLETWVKVKKNWRDKKLDLADFGYNEKEY
- a CDS encoding diacylglycerol kinase family protein, giving the protein MALHDNNTTKRKWKNRTITSSLEFALTGVFTAFKEERNLRSHLFSAFLACVAGLVFSISAIEWLFLLLAIFLVITLEIVNSAIENVVDLASDYHFSMLAKNAKDMAAGAVLMISGYAVLTGLIIFIPKIWNIFVH
- the ybeY gene encoding rRNA maturation RNase YbeY codes for the protein MYIEMIDETGQVSQEIMEQTLDLLNFAAQKTGKEEKEMSVTFVTNARSHELNLEYRDTDRPTDVISLEYKPETPILFSQDDLAADPSLAEMMAEFDAYIGELFISIDKAREQAQEYGHSFEREMGFLAVHGFLHINGYDHYTPEEEKEMFTLQEEILTAYGLTRQ
- a CDS encoding uracil-DNA glycosylase family protein is translated as MDNLTKAIMADEANLSYTKRGIFPLYDAPETARIIIVGQAPGIVAQETKLYWNDRSGIRLRDWLGVDNDTFYNSGLFGIIPMDFYYPGKGKSGDLPPREGFAAKWHPPLRELMPEVALTILVGRYAQEFYLGKKAHKTLTETVRHFEDYLPIYFPLVHPSPRNQLWLAKNPWFEQDLLPILQKRVKAILAK
- a CDS encoding PhoH family protein, which codes for MQEYSIDITLPHPDDVLALFGTNERHLKLMEDHLGVIIHARTERVQVIGDDEEAVELARLTIQALLVLVGRGMVVNTSDVVTALSMAETHRIDQFVALYEEEIIKDNYGKAIRVKTLGQKTYVDSVKRHDVVFGVGPAGTGKTFLAVTLAVTALKRGQVKRIILTRPAVEAGESLGFLPGDLKEKVDPYLRPVYDALYQILGKEQTTRLMEREVIEIAPLAYMRGRTLDDAFVILDEAQNTTIMQMKMFLTRLGFNSKMIVNGDTSQIDLPRNVKSGLIDAKQKLQGIKQIDFVYFSAKDVVRHPVVADIIKAYETSSEEMKDLLKPETSDVEADHQPGLTKYPVIGQDH